Proteins encoded in a region of the Vicia villosa cultivar HV-30 ecotype Madison, WI linkage group LG5, Vvil1.0, whole genome shotgun sequence genome:
- the LOC131605087 gene encoding uncharacterized protein LOC131605087 produces MARPIEAVKDINDSKDLWKVAVRCKHMWTVTSASNKVHLELILVDSNLDMIQAIIPPHLVSKYQAEIVVGGSYVMQNFKVSTNDFSFKATTHAFKLVFCGSTFVKKSELSNIPLNYVKVLDLASIVDGKFQSNLLVDVVGGVTEIIQTQVNVDDIKSKVVFIITDVSKSLVQCTLWGQLAIQFNDYYKTLNDKGNVVVLIENARIKGATGGYPLNVSNAWTGTKLTINDVSFPEISKLKESLKEILPKLSSSSLQVETTQNSQYSDFDKFIWKADILSLAEINTLQHEATCVTVAKLEKFEVGQAGWYYDGCGECTKSVSLKDGKLKCYANHITYKPVPRFKLEVMGTDGKFKARFVFWDVDCVKLIGKSASQIKTELIEAGEDNPFEFPIQLDAMLTKKLAIRAVFQPKFNRLSVIGFKDDDETRKKIRDSFKCEEVCFICILF; encoded by the exons ATGGCTCGGCCAATTGAAGCAGTCAAGGACATCAACGATTCAAAAGATTTGTGGAAGGTTGCTGTTCGTTGTAAGCACATGTGGACTGTGACAAGTGCTTCCAACAAAGTTCATTTGGAGCTGATTTTGGTTGATTCCAAT CTTGACATGATTCAAGCCATTATCCCACCCCATTTGGTGTCAAAATATCAGGCTGAGATTGTTGTTGGAGGTTCATATGTCATGCAGAATTTCAAGGTTTCAACTAACGATTTTTCTTTTAAAGCTACAACACATGCTTTCAAATTGGTCTTTTGTGGTTCAACTTTTGTCAAGAAATCAGAGTTGTCCAACATTCCTTTGAATTATGTTAAAGTTCTTGATTTGGCTTCTATAGTTGATGGGAAGTTTCAATCTAATTTGTTAGTTG ATGTTGTTGGAGGAGTTACTGAAATTATTCAGACTCAAGTCAATGTTGATGACATCAAAAGTAAGGTTGTATTTATAATAACAGACGTTAG CAAGTCTTTGGTTCAATGTACCCTATGGGGCCAGCTAGCTATTCAGTTTAATGACTATTACAAGACATTAAACGATAAAGGAAACGTTGTTGTCCTCATAGAGAATGCAAGGATAAAGGGCGCAACAG GGGGTTATCCGTTGAATGTCTCCAACGCATGGACTGGCACTAAGCTAACTATAAATGATGTTAGCTTTCCTGAGATAAGTAAACTAAAAGAAAG TCTGAAGGAAATATTACCAAAGTTGTCTTCTTCAAGCTTGCAAGTTGAAACGACTCAGAACTCACAGTATTCTGACTTTGATAAGTTCATATGGAAGGCTGATATTCTTAGTCTTGCTGAAATCAACACTCTTCAACAT GAGGCAACCTGTGTAACTGTTGCGAAGTTGGAAAAATTTGAGGTTGGCCAGGCTGGATGGTATTACGATGGGTGTGGTGAGTGTACAAAGAGTGTATCTCTTAAAGATGGAAAATTGAAGTGCTATGCGAATCACATAACCTACAAACCGGTTCCCAG GTTTAAGCTTGAAGTAATGGGAACTGATGGGAAGTTCAAGGCACGATTTGTCTTTTGGGACGTTGATTGTGTGAAGTTAATTGGAAAATCTGCTTCACAAATTAAAACTGAACTAATTGAG GCCGGTGAAGACAATCCTTTTGAATTCCCGATTCAACTTGATGCAATGTTGACAAAAAAGTTGGCTATTAGAGCTGTTTTTCAGCCAAAGTTTAATAGGCTATCAGTAATTGGTTTCAAAGATGATGATGAAACACGTAAAAAAATACGTGACAGCTTCAAATGTGAAGAGGTGTGTTTTATTTGCattctattttag